One genomic segment of Pseudomonas fortuita includes these proteins:
- a CDS encoding energy transducer TonB — MTKTRSNMARYGGSLAIVLGVHVVAVLLTLNWSVPQAIELPPAAMMVELAPLPEPAPPPPPKAAPQPPAPVEEPPLPKLAEAPKPKIAIPKPPKPKAKPQPPKPEKKPEPPKEAPPTEQTVDAPPSNTPPQKSAAPAPSIASNSNALPTWQSDLLRHLAKYKRYPEDARRRGLQGINRLRFVVDAEGKVVSYSMAGGSGSAALDRATLEMIRRAGTVPKPPPELLNNGTIEVVAPFVYSLDRR, encoded by the coding sequence ATGACGAAAACGCGCTCAAACATGGCGCGCTACGGTGGCAGCCTGGCGATCGTGCTGGGCGTGCACGTGGTCGCCGTGCTGCTGACGCTCAACTGGTCGGTGCCTCAGGCCATCGAGCTGCCCCCGGCAGCGATGATGGTGGAGCTGGCACCGTTACCGGAGCCTGCGCCACCACCACCACCGAAAGCGGCTCCGCAGCCACCGGCACCGGTCGAAGAACCGCCGTTGCCCAAGCTGGCGGAAGCACCCAAGCCCAAGATCGCCATCCCCAAGCCGCCCAAGCCGAAGGCCAAGCCCCAGCCGCCGAAGCCCGAGAAAAAGCCTGAGCCGCCGAAGGAAGCGCCACCTACCGAGCAAACGGTAGACGCACCGCCCAGCAATACGCCACCGCAGAAGTCCGCGGCACCGGCGCCGAGCATTGCGTCCAACAGCAACGCCTTGCCAACCTGGCAGAGCGACCTGCTGCGCCACCTGGCCAAGTACAAGCGCTACCCGGAAGACGCGCGCCGTCGCGGCTTGCAAGGCATCAACCGCCTGCGCTTCGTGGTCGACGCCGAAGGCAAGGTCGTGTCGTACTCCATGGCAGGTGGGTCGGGCAGTGCCGCACTGGACCGGGCAACCCTTGAAATGATCCGTCGGGCCGGCACGGTACCCAAGCCGCCACCCGAGTTGCTGAACAATGGCACGATCGAAGTCGTGGCACCGTTCGTCTACTCGCTGGACCGCCGCTAA
- a CDS encoding hydrogen peroxide-inducible genes activator, translated as MTLTELRYIVTLAQEQHFGHAAERCHVSQPTLSVGVKKLEDELGVLIFERSKSAVRLTPVGESIVAQAQKVLEQAQGIRELAQAGKNQLTAPLKVGAIYTVGPYLFPHLIPQLHRVAPQMPLYIEENFTHVLREKLRNGELDAVIIALPFNEADVLTLPLYDEPFCALMPADHPWTAKKTIDTAMLNDKSLLLLGEGHCFRDQVLEACPTLNKGGEGARHTTVESSSLETIRHMVASGLGVSILPLSAVHSHHYAPGVIEVRPLTAPAPFRTVAIAWRASFPRPKAIEILADSIRLCSVAKAPAEQTA; from the coding sequence ATGACCCTCACAGAATTACGCTACATCGTCACACTCGCCCAGGAACAGCATTTCGGCCATGCCGCCGAACGCTGCCATGTGAGCCAGCCGACCCTGTCGGTCGGTGTGAAGAAGCTCGAGGATGAGCTTGGCGTTCTGATCTTCGAGCGCAGCAAAAGCGCGGTACGCCTGACCCCCGTCGGCGAGAGCATTGTCGCCCAGGCACAGAAGGTACTGGAGCAGGCCCAGGGCATCCGCGAGCTGGCCCAGGCCGGCAAGAACCAGCTGACTGCCCCGCTCAAGGTCGGTGCCATCTATACCGTCGGCCCGTACCTGTTCCCGCACCTGATTCCGCAACTGCATCGCGTAGCGCCGCAGATGCCGCTGTACATCGAAGAAAACTTCACCCACGTACTGCGTGAAAAGCTGCGTAACGGCGAGCTGGACGCGGTGATCATCGCCCTGCCGTTCAACGAAGCCGATGTGCTGACCCTGCCGCTGTACGATGAGCCGTTCTGCGCCCTGATGCCCGCCGACCACCCATGGACGGCGAAAAAGACCATCGACACCGCCATGCTCAACGACAAGAGCCTGCTGTTGCTTGGTGAGGGCCACTGCTTCCGCGACCAGGTACTGGAAGCCTGCCCTACCCTGAACAAGGGGGGCGAAGGCGCCAGGCACACCACCGTCGAGTCCAGCTCGCTGGAAACCATCCGCCACATGGTGGCGTCGGGCCTTGGCGTGTCGATCCTGCCGCTGTCGGCGGTGCACAGCCACCACTATGCACCTGGGGTCATCGAAGTTCGCCCACTGACGGCACCGGCACCGTTCCGTACCGTGGCCATCGCCTGGCGCGCCAGCTTCCCGCGGCCAAAGGCCATCGAGATCCTCGCCGACTCGATCCGCCTGTGCTCGGTCGCCAAAGCCCCTGCGGAACAAACGGCCTGA
- the recG gene encoding ATP-dependent DNA helicase RecG: MSELSKVPVTVLKGVGEAMAEKLAKVGLENLQDVLFHLPLRYQDRTRVVPIGQLRPGQDAVIEGVVSGADVTMGKRRSLVVRLGDGTGVLSLRFYHFSNAQKEGLKRGTHLRCYGEARPGASGLEIYHPEYRALNGDEPPPPVEQTLTPIYPSTEGLTQQRLRLLCQQSLGLLGPRSLPDWLPDELARDYQLAPLDDAIRYLHNPPADADLDELAEGQHWAQHRLAFEELLTHQLSQQRLRESLRSLRAPVLPKATRLQAQYLANLGFQPTGAQQRVANEIAYDLSQHEPMMRLVQGDVGAGKTVVAALAALQGLEAGYQVALMAPTEILAEQHFITFKRWLEPLGIEVAWLAGKLKGKARASALEQIANGAPMVVGTHALFQEEVKFKHLALAIIDEQHRFGVQQRLALRKKGVAGELCPHQLIMTATPIPRTLAMSAYADLDTSVLDELPPGRTPVNTVLVADSRRFEVVERVRAACAEGRQAYWVCTLIEESEELTCQAAESTYEELGSALGELRVGLIHGRMKPAEKAEIMAQFKAGELQLLVATTVIEVGVDVPNASLMIIENPERLGLAQLHQLRGRVGRGSAVSHCVLLYHPPLSQIGRERLGIMRETNDGFIIAEKDLELRGPGEMLGTRQTGLLQFKVADLMRDADLLPAVRDAAQALVARWPDHVSPLLDRWLRHGQQYGQV, translated from the coding sequence ATGAGTGAGCTGTCGAAGGTCCCGGTCACGGTACTCAAGGGCGTTGGCGAGGCCATGGCGGAAAAACTCGCCAAGGTCGGCCTGGAGAACCTGCAGGATGTGCTGTTCCACCTGCCCCTGCGCTACCAGGACCGCACCCGTGTGGTGCCGATCGGCCAATTGCGCCCAGGGCAGGATGCCGTGATCGAGGGCGTGGTCAGCGGCGCCGACGTGACCATGGGCAAGCGACGCAGCCTGGTGGTGCGCCTGGGTGACGGCACCGGCGTGCTGAGCCTGCGCTTCTACCACTTCAGCAACGCGCAGAAGGAAGGCCTGAAACGTGGCACCCACCTGCGCTGCTACGGCGAAGCCCGCCCCGGTGCCTCGGGCCTGGAAATCTACCACCCGGAGTACCGCGCACTGAATGGTGACGAGCCGCCGCCACCGGTGGAACAGACCCTGACGCCGATCTACCCGTCCACCGAAGGCCTCACCCAGCAACGCCTGCGCCTGTTGTGCCAGCAGAGCCTGGGCCTGCTTGGCCCGCGCAGCCTGCCCGACTGGCTGCCTGACGAGCTGGCCCGGGACTACCAATTGGCGCCGCTGGACGATGCCATCCGTTACCTGCACAACCCGCCGGCCGACGCCGACCTTGATGAACTTGCCGAAGGCCAGCACTGGGCCCAGCACCGCCTGGCCTTTGAAGAGCTGCTGACCCACCAGTTGTCGCAGCAACGCCTGCGCGAGAGCCTGCGCAGCCTGCGGGCGCCGGTGCTGCCCAAGGCCACGCGCCTGCAGGCGCAGTACCTGGCAAACCTGGGCTTTCAGCCTACCGGCGCACAGCAGCGCGTGGCCAACGAAATTGCCTACGACCTCAGCCAGCACGAGCCAATGATGCGCCTGGTACAGGGCGATGTCGGTGCCGGCAAGACCGTGGTTGCCGCCCTGGCAGCACTGCAAGGGCTGGAAGCGGGCTATCAGGTGGCACTGATGGCGCCCACCGAGATCCTCGCCGAACAGCACTTCATCACCTTCAAGCGCTGGCTCGAACCGCTGGGCATCGAAGTGGCCTGGCTGGCCGGCAAGCTCAAAGGCAAGGCCCGGGCCAGCGCCCTGGAGCAGATCGCCAACGGTGCGCCCATGGTGGTCGGCACCCACGCGCTGTTCCAGGAAGAAGTGAAGTTCAAGCATCTGGCCCTGGCGATCATCGACGAGCAGCACCGTTTTGGCGTGCAGCAACGCCTGGCCCTGCGCAAGAAAGGCGTGGCAGGCGAATTGTGCCCGCACCAGCTGATCATGACCGCCACCCCTATTCCGCGCACCTTGGCCATGAGCGCCTACGCCGACCTGGACACCTCGGTGCTCGACGAATTACCCCCTGGACGCACGCCGGTAAACACCGTGCTGGTAGCCGACAGCCGCCGCTTCGAGGTGGTCGAACGGGTTCGCGCCGCCTGCGCCGAGGGGCGTCAGGCCTACTGGGTGTGCACCCTGATCGAAGAATCCGAAGAGCTGACCTGCCAGGCCGCCGAAAGCACCTATGAAGAACTCGGCAGCGCCTTGGGCGAATTGCGTGTGGGCCTGATCCACGGCCGCATGAAGCCTGCGGAAAAAGCCGAAATCATGGCCCAGTTCAAGGCCGGCGAATTGCAGCTGCTGGTCGCGACCACGGTCATCGAAGTCGGCGTGGACGTCCCCAACGCCAGCCTGATGATCATCGAAAACCCAGAACGTCTGGGCCTGGCCCAGTTGCACCAGCTGCGCGGCCGGGTTGGCCGGGGCAGTGCCGTCAGCCATTGCGTGCTGTTGTACCACCCGCCACTGTCGCAGATTGGCCGCGAACGCTTAGGGATCATGCGCGAGACCAACGACGGCTTCATCATTGCCGAGAAAGACCTCGAACTGCGTGGCCCCGGCGAAATGCTGGGTACACGCCAAACCGGCCTGCTGCAATTCAAGGTCGCCGACCTGATGCGCGATGCCGACCTGTTACCGGCTGTGCGCGATGCCGCCCAGGCCCTGGTGGCCCGCTGGCCGGACCATGTCAGCCCGCTGCTCGACCGCTGGCTGCGCCATGGCCAGCAATATGGCCAAGTGTGA
- a CDS encoding aminoacyl-tRNA deacylase and HDOD domain-containing protein, which yields MTEVALDTATPHAPSVIRLLLDKVGVVYREVVEHPHLPAASRVQAVLLDDEVGALMVLFPQSQLLDLNRLAELTGRKLTAVSVPRLKQMLDKHQLKALPAIPALTSSPCQYEKSLLDAETVYIQSGEVGLLLAIEHAHFKRMLAKASASSFGQEVEAISPNLDRPHDDTLEITNAVQAFTARRIQKRLEETIEIPPLADTAQKIIKLRVDPNASIDDITGVVETDPALAAQVVSWAASPYYASPGKIRSVEDAIVRVLGFDLVINLALGLALGKTLSLPKDQPQQATPYWQQSIYTAAIIEGLTRAMPRAERPEAGLTYLAGLLHNFGYLLLAHVFPPHFSLICRHLEVNPHLNHTYVEQHLLGISREQIGAWLMKLWDMPEELSTALRFQHDPAYDGEYSAFPNLVCLATRLLRTRGIGSGPQEEIPDELLERLGITRDKAEDVVNKVLEAENLLRELASQFHAPH from the coding sequence ATGACTGAAGTTGCCCTGGACACCGCAACCCCACACGCCCCCTCTGTTATCAGGCTGCTGCTCGACAAGGTCGGCGTCGTCTACCGTGAGGTGGTCGAACACCCGCACCTGCCTGCGGCCTCCCGGGTGCAGGCGGTGCTTCTCGACGACGAGGTCGGCGCACTCATGGTGCTGTTCCCGCAGAGCCAACTGCTGGACCTCAACCGCCTGGCCGAGCTGACCGGGCGCAAGCTCACCGCCGTGTCGGTGCCGCGCCTCAAGCAAATGCTCGACAAGCACCAGCTGAAGGCCCTGCCCGCCATTCCTGCGCTGACCAGCTCACCGTGCCAGTACGAAAAGAGCCTGCTCGACGCCGAGACTGTGTACATCCAGTCTGGCGAAGTCGGCCTGCTGCTAGCGATTGAGCACGCCCACTTCAAGCGCATGCTGGCCAAGGCCAGCGCCAGCAGCTTCGGCCAGGAGGTCGAGGCCATCAGCCCCAACCTCGACCGCCCCCATGACGACACCCTGGAAATCACCAATGCCGTTCAGGCGTTCACCGCCCGACGCATCCAGAAGCGTCTGGAAGAAACCATCGAGATTCCGCCGCTGGCCGATACCGCGCAGAAGATCATCAAGCTGCGGGTAGACCCCAACGCGAGCATCGATGACATCACCGGCGTGGTCGAAACCGACCCGGCGCTGGCGGCGCAGGTAGTCAGCTGGGCGGCGTCGCCCTACTACGCTTCGCCGGGCAAGATCCGCTCGGTGGAAGACGCCATCGTGCGCGTGCTGGGTTTCGACCTGGTGATCAACCTGGCCTTGGGCCTGGCCCTGGGCAAGACCTTGAGCCTGCCAAAAGACCAGCCGCAACAGGCCACACCCTACTGGCAGCAGTCGATCTACACTGCCGCGATCATCGAAGGCCTGACCCGCGCCATGCCTCGGGCAGAACGTCCCGAAGCCGGGCTGACCTACCTGGCCGGGCTGCTGCACAACTTCGGTTACCTGCTGCTGGCGCACGTGTTCCCGCCGCACTTCTCGCTGATTTGCCGCCACCTGGAGGTGAACCCGCACCTGAACCACACCTATGTGGAACAGCACCTGCTAGGCATCAGCCGCGAACAGATCGGTGCCTGGCTGATGAAGCTGTGGGACATGCCCGAAGAGCTGTCGACCGCGCTGCGCTTCCAGCACGACCCGGCGTACGACGGCGAGTATTCGGCGTTCCCCAACCTGGTGTGCCTGGCGACCCGCCTGTTGCGTACACGAGGGATTGGCTCCGGGCCGCAGGAAGAGATTCCTGACGAGTTGCTGGAGCGCCTGGGGATTACCCGGGACAAGGCCGAGGATGTGGTGAACAAGGTGCTCGAGGCCGAGAACCTGCTGCGCGAGCTGGCTTCGCAGTTTCACGCACCGCACTGA
- a CDS encoding SCP2 sterol-binding domain-containing protein has protein sequence MKFRFLLWAMGLLMARASRNNPAFQQQLKGKDLVFQMQTLDGKVARHFVVNNERISSKGGAHPQPAFAIAFKDAAYGYATMQAGNKQLAFMQGIQDKNIQIKGNPALVMWFQGLMKYLKPKKKG, from the coding sequence ATGAAGTTCCGCTTTCTTCTCTGGGCCATGGGGCTTTTGATGGCCAGGGCCAGCCGTAACAACCCGGCATTCCAGCAGCAGCTCAAGGGCAAGGACCTGGTGTTCCAGATGCAGACCCTGGACGGCAAGGTTGCCCGGCACTTCGTCGTCAACAACGAGCGCATCAGCAGCAAGGGCGGCGCACATCCGCAGCCGGCCTTCGCCATCGCCTTCAAGGACGCTGCCTACGGCTACGCCACGATGCAGGCGGGCAACAAGCAGTTGGCGTTCATGCAGGGGATTCAGGACAAGAACATCCAGATCAAGGGCAACCCGGCGCTGGTGATGTGGTTCCAAGGCTTGATGAAATACCTGAAACCGAAGAAGAAAGGCTGA
- a CDS encoding HU family DNA-binding protein, translating into MRKPELAAVIADKADLTKEKANQVLNAILDSITGALDKDTVTLVGFGTFEKRHRGARTGKNPQTGEPVKIKASNTVAFKPGKNLKDSVNPPAAPTKAAKKK; encoded by the coding sequence ATGCGCAAACCAGAACTCGCCGCCGTCATCGCCGATAAGGCTGATCTGACCAAGGAAAAGGCCAATCAGGTGTTGAACGCGATTCTCGACAGCATCACCGGTGCCCTGGACAAGGACACGGTGACCCTGGTCGGTTTCGGCACCTTCGAAAAACGTCATCGCGGCGCGCGTACCGGCAAAAACCCGCAAACCGGTGAGCCGGTCAAGATCAAAGCCAGTAACACGGTGGCCTTCAAGCCAGGCAAGAACCTCAAGGACAGCGTCAATCCACCGGCCGCGCCAACCAAGGCCGCCAAGAAAAAGTAA
- a CDS encoding NAD(P)/FAD-dependent oxidoreductase: MTSPVVIIGTGLAGYNLAREFRKLDAQTPLLLITADDGRSYSKPMLSMGFAKQKDADGLCMAEPGAMAEQLNAEVRTHTRISGIDPGHKRLWIGEEAVEYRDLVLAWGAQTVQVPIEGDGSHLVFPINDLEDYARFRTAAVGKQRVLILGAGLIGCEFANDMSLGGFQVDVVAPCEQIMPTLLHPAAAAAVQGGLEGLGVRFHLGPVLTRLHQVDHGLEAHLSDGSVIACDLVVSAIGLRPRIDLAAAAGLQTHRGVSVDRELRTSHANIFALGDCAEVDGINLLYVMPLMSCARALAQTLAGKLTAVAYGPMPITVKTPACPLVVSPPPLGHDGTWQVEGQGSDLKVLCHGADGELLGYALTGTAVMDKLALNRQLPPVMA; the protein is encoded by the coding sequence ATGACGTCCCCTGTGGTAATCATCGGCACCGGCCTGGCGGGCTACAACCTGGCCCGTGAATTTCGCAAGCTCGATGCGCAGACGCCGCTGCTGCTGATCACCGCCGACGATGGTCGCTCCTACTCCAAGCCCATGCTCTCCATGGGCTTTGCCAAGCAGAAAGACGCCGACGGCCTGTGCATGGCCGAGCCGGGTGCCATGGCCGAGCAACTGAATGCCGAGGTTCGTACCCATACCCGCATCAGCGGCATCGACCCAGGCCACAAGCGCCTGTGGATCGGCGAAGAGGCTGTGGAGTACCGCGACCTGGTGCTGGCCTGGGGGGCGCAGACCGTGCAGGTGCCGATAGAAGGCGATGGCAGCCATCTGGTGTTCCCGATCAACGACCTGGAAGACTACGCACGCTTCCGTACCGCCGCCGTCGGCAAACAACGTGTGCTGATCCTCGGTGCCGGCCTGATCGGCTGCGAATTCGCCAACGACATGAGCTTGGGGGGCTTCCAGGTCGACGTGGTGGCGCCGTGCGAACAGATCATGCCGACCCTGCTGCACCCGGCCGCTGCGGCAGCGGTGCAGGGCGGGCTCGAAGGCCTGGGTGTACGCTTCCACCTGGGGCCCGTGCTGACCCGCTTGCACCAGGTGGACCACGGCCTGGAGGCACACCTGTCGGATGGCAGCGTGATTGCCTGCGACCTGGTCGTTTCGGCCATTGGCCTGCGCCCCCGCATCGACCTGGCCGCCGCGGCCGGCTTGCAGACCCATCGTGGCGTCAGCGTAGACCGCGAATTACGTACATCCCACGCCAACATCTTCGCCCTTGGCGATTGTGCCGAGGTCGATGGCATCAACCTGCTCTACGTGATGCCGCTGATGAGCTGTGCCCGGGCGCTGGCGCAAACCCTGGCCGGCAAGCTGACAGCGGTGGCCTACGGGCCGATGCCTATCACCGTCAAGACCCCGGCCTGCCCTTTGGTGGTATCGCCGCCGCCCTTGGGGCACGATGGTACTTGGCAGGTGGAGGGGCAGGGCAGTGACCTCAAGGTGCTCTGCCACGGGGCTGACGGCGAATTGCTGGGTTATGCCCTGACCGGGACAGCCGTCATGGACAAGCTGGCACTGAATCGCCAGTTGCCACCGGTAATGGCGTAA
- a CDS encoding rubredoxin, whose amino-acid sequence MKKWQCIVCGLVYDEAEGWPDDGIAPGTRWEDVPEDWLCPDCGVGKSDFEMISIG is encoded by the coding sequence ATGAAAAAGTGGCAATGTATTGTCTGTGGCCTGGTCTACGACGAAGCCGAAGGCTGGCCCGACGACGGCATCGCCCCCGGCACCCGTTGGGAAGATGTGCCTGAAGACTGGCTGTGCCCCGACTGTGGCGTGGGCAAAAGCGACTTTGAAATGATCTCCATCGGCTAA
- a CDS encoding chorismate--pyruvate lyase family protein produces the protein MSYESPQAAAVAWLPYSQLATDFDQPTLDWLFDEGSLTRRLTRLSFDHFSVTPLFEGWQPLRDDECQALGIAAGAEGWVREVYLRGHGQPWVFARSVASRSALERGGLDLETLGSRSLGELLFCDQAFIRHPIEVCSYPQAWLPADAAHAALWGRRSRFERDGLDLLVAEVFLPALWQAAREENR, from the coding sequence GTGTCGTACGAATCCCCGCAAGCAGCCGCTGTCGCGTGGCTGCCGTATTCACAGCTGGCGACCGACTTCGACCAGCCTACCCTTGACTGGTTGTTCGACGAGGGTTCGCTGACCCGCCGCCTGACCCGCCTGTCCTTTGATCACTTCTCCGTCACCCCGCTGTTCGAGGGCTGGCAACCGCTGCGCGACGATGAATGCCAAGCGCTGGGCATTGCCGCCGGCGCCGAAGGCTGGGTGCGCGAGGTGTACCTGCGCGGCCATGGCCAGCCTTGGGTGTTCGCCCGCAGTGTCGCCAGCCGCAGCGCCCTGGAGCGCGGCGGGCTGGACCTGGAAACCCTCGGCAGCCGCTCGCTGGGCGAGCTGCTGTTCTGCGACCAGGCGTTCATCCGCCACCCGATCGAAGTGTGCAGCTACCCACAGGCGTGGCTGCCGGCCGACGCCGCCCATGCAGCACTTTGGGGGCGCCGCTCGCGCTTTGAACGAGACGGCCTGGACCTGCTGGTGGCAGAAGTGTTCCTGCCGGCCTTGTGGCAAGCGGCCAGGGAGGAAAACCGCTGA
- the ubiA gene encoding 4-hydroxybenzoate octaprenyltransferase: MYMQLLKSLNRLHPRAWDFVQLSRMDRPIGIYLLLWPTLSAVWIAGNGAPTLANVLIFGLGVVLMRAAGCCINDFADRKVDGHVKRTADRPLASGRVKPREALALFAILVGVSFLLVLCTNSRTVWLSFGAVALASCYPFMKRYTYYPQVVLGAAYSWGIPMAFTAAGSELPASAWLLYIANLLWTVGYDTYYAMVDRDDDLKIGVKSTAILFGEADRAIILTLQMLSLGCLLLAGSRFELGGWFHLGLLGAAACFAWEYWSTRKLDRESCFKAFLHNHWAGLLVFIGVVLDYTLRQG, translated from the coding sequence ATGTACATGCAACTGCTGAAGTCACTGAACCGCCTGCACCCACGGGCCTGGGACTTCGTCCAGCTCAGCCGCATGGACCGGCCGATCGGTATCTACCTGCTGCTGTGGCCGACCCTGTCGGCGGTGTGGATTGCCGGCAACGGTGCTCCCACCCTGGCCAACGTGCTGATCTTCGGCCTTGGCGTAGTGCTGATGCGGGCCGCGGGCTGCTGCATCAACGACTTTGCCGACCGCAAGGTGGACGGCCACGTCAAACGCACCGCCGACCGGCCGCTGGCCAGCGGCCGGGTCAAGCCGCGCGAGGCGCTGGCCCTGTTTGCGATCCTGGTCGGGGTAAGCTTCCTGCTGGTGCTATGCACCAACAGCCGCACGGTGTGGCTGTCGTTTGGCGCGGTGGCGCTGGCGTCCTGCTACCCATTCATGAAGCGCTACACCTATTACCCGCAGGTGGTGCTGGGCGCGGCGTATTCCTGGGGCATTCCCATGGCCTTCACCGCCGCAGGGAGCGAGTTGCCGGCCAGCGCCTGGCTGCTGTACATCGCCAACCTGCTGTGGACGGTGGGTTACGACACCTATTACGCCATGGTCGACCGCGATGACGACCTGAAGATTGGCGTAAAGTCGACCGCGATCCTGTTCGGCGAAGCCGACCGGGCGATCATCCTCACCTTGCAGATGCTGTCGCTAGGTTGCCTGTTGCTTGCGGGTAGCCGCTTCGAACTGGGGGGCTGGTTCCACCTGGGGTTGCTGGGTGCGGCGGCGTGCTTTGCGTGGGAGTACTGGTCGACGCGCAAGCTGGACCGCGAGTCGTGCTTCAAAGCGTTTTTGCACAACCACTGGGCGGGGTTGCTGGTGTTCATCGGGGTAGTGCTGGACTACACACTGCGTCAAGGCTGA
- a CDS encoding COG4315 family predicted lipoprotein produces the protein MTRQTLSWMALFTALALPGVASAHHAMEKDGMWVDHAGMTLYTFDKDAGGKSMCNDACAKNWPPLLVKKEDEAPKDKWTHVTRDDGAMQWAYDGKPLYTFIKDTKAGDKTGDGVKDVWHIAKP, from the coding sequence ATGACACGACAAACGCTGAGCTGGATGGCCCTTTTCACTGCGCTGGCGCTCCCGGGGGTGGCGTCGGCCCACCATGCCATGGAGAAGGACGGCATGTGGGTCGATCATGCCGGCATGACGCTGTACACCTTTGACAAGGATGCGGGCGGCAAGTCGATGTGCAATGACGCGTGCGCCAAAAACTGGCCACCGTTGCTGGTCAAGAAAGAAGACGAAGCACCGAAGGACAAATGGACCCACGTAACGCGTGACGATGGTGCAATGCAGTGGGCCTACGACGGCAAGCCGCTGTATACCTTCATCAAGGACACGAAGGCCGGTGACAAGACCGGTGATGGCGTGAAAGACGTCTGGCATATCGCCAAGCCTTGA
- the phoB gene encoding phosphate regulon transcriptional regulator PhoB encodes MVGRNILIVDDEAPIREMIAVALEMAGYDCLEAENSQQAHAIIVDRKPDLILLDWMLPGTSGIELARRLKRDELTGDIPIIMLTAKGEEDNKIQGLEVGADDYITKPFSPRELVARLKAVLRRTGPSDSEAPIEVGGLLLDPISHRVTIDGKPAEMGPTEYRLLQFFMTHQERAYTRGQLLDQVWGGNVYVEERTVDVHIRRLRKALGEAYENLVQTVRGTGYRFSTKS; translated from the coding sequence ATGGTTGGCAGGAACATTCTGATCGTCGACGACGAAGCACCCATTCGCGAGATGATCGCCGTTGCCCTGGAAATGGCCGGCTATGACTGCCTGGAAGCGGAAAACTCCCAACAGGCCCACGCGATCATCGTCGACCGCAAACCGGACCTGATCCTGCTCGACTGGATGTTGCCCGGCACCTCTGGCATCGAGCTGGCCCGCCGCCTCAAGCGCGATGAGCTGACCGGCGATATCCCGATCATCATGCTTACCGCCAAGGGTGAAGAGGACAACAAGATCCAGGGCCTTGAAGTGGGTGCTGACGACTACATCACCAAGCCGTTCTCGCCGCGCGAACTGGTAGCGCGCCTGAAAGCCGTGCTGCGTCGCACCGGCCCGAGCGACAGCGAAGCACCGATCGAAGTCGGCGGCCTGCTGCTCGACCCGATCAGCCACCGCGTCACCATCGACGGCAAGCCCGCCGAGATGGGCCCCACCGAATACCGCCTGCTGCAGTTCTTCATGACCCACCAGGAGCGCGCCTACACCCGTGGCCAGCTGCTGGACCAGGTGTGGGGCGGCAACGTCTATGTCGAAGAACGCACCGTCGACGTACACATCCGTCGTCTGCGCAAGGCGCTGGGTGAGGCCTACGAAAATCTGGTACAAACCGTGCGGGGCACTGGCTACCGCTTCTCGACCAAGAGCTGA